GCTGGTTCGACGCGGTGGTGGCCCGGTACTCGTGCCGCCTCAACGGCGTCACCGACCTGGTCGTCACGAAGCTGGACGTCCTCACCGGCCTGGCCACCGTGCCGATCTGCGTCGGCTACGAGATCAACGGCAAGCGCGTCGACGACATGCCGATGACCCAGACCGACTTCCACCACGCCACGCCGATCTACGAAGAGCACGAAGGCTGGTGGGAGGACATCACCAAGGCGCGGACCGAGGACGACCTCCCCGAGAACGCCCGGCGCTACATCGCCCGCATCGAGCAGCTCTGCAACACCCGCGTCAGCGTCGTGGGCGTAGGCCCCGGCCGCGAGGAAAACGTAACCCGCCACCCCCTCCTCCCCTAACCCCAATGCCGCTCAGTTAGGGCGGTGGGCGGGTTGTCAATGCTGCTGTTTCGAGGATGTTGATGTTGATGGTGGCGTGGTAGTTGGTGCGGTCGATGGTGCCTTTGGCGCGGTGTTTGGAGATCGCGCGTTTGACCACGCGGGGGCTGATTCGGGTGCGGCGTGGGGGTAGCAGGTCGGCCAGGATTGCGCGGCCGATGGTGCCGACGAGGTCGATGACGGTGCCGGCGATGACACCAGCGGCTTGGGTGATCTGGTCTCGGGCGGCGTGGACGGCGATGGTGAAGCTGGCCCGGTCGGGGTTGGTCGTGGGCCGGCTGGCGGTGGCGTCAGCCATTGCCAGCCGGACCGCTTGGTAGGTGGTGAGCAGGGCGTGGACCTCTTGACTGATCCCGTTCGGGGTTCGGGCTCGTAGGACCCGTCCGCCCCGCAGGGTGGACTTCAACTCCAGATATGTCGTCTCGATCTCCCAGCGGTGGTGGTAGAGGGTGACCAGGTCCATGGCCGGGAAGCGGCGCTGGTCGGTGAGGGTGGTGATCAGCCGGTACCGGCCGACGTGGCGTTTACCGTTCATGCTCACGACGATCTCGGCGTCAACGACCCGGACCGTCATCGTGCCGATGACAGACAGCCAGGACCCGTCGCGATGGCGGCGGATGACGGGCAGCCGCCGGTCGTCCTTGTCGCGGATGAGCAGGTCAGCGCCGGTGCTGGCGAACTGTTCGATCATCTGACGGGCGGCGAACCCACGGTCGGCCAGCAGCAGCATGCCTGGGCGCAGGCAGCCCAACAGACGCCCCGCACACGTGAGTTCGCCAGTGCTGATGGGGGTGAACACCGCGTCGATGACAGCGCGGGTGCCGCACGCCACGACGGCGACCAGCCGCAGCATCGGATACCCCGACCCACCGTGGCTGCCCGCCTGACGCGGATAGACCGTCAGGTTAGCCGCCGTATCGGGCACGAACATGCTGGTGCCGTCGATCGCGCACACCAGCAGACCCCGCCACCGGGCGGCCCCCGCCGGCGGACCCGACAGCAACCGGAACAACGCCACCAGCGGCTTGTCCCCGACCCGACGGCGAGCCTGCGACAACGCCGAAGACGTCGGCAGCGCCACCGTCAACCCGTCCAGCCCAGCGACCAACCGAGCCCACACCTGCCGGTAACCGACCTCAGCGAACAGCCCCGCCGCGAGCAGCAGATACACCACCACCCGCGACGGCAGATCCCGCACCCGCGACTGCACACCACCGGCCTCAGCCAGAACGGCATCGACCATCTCGAACGGCACCTGCTGCGTCAACTCACCCAGATGGCCCGGCGCGAACCGCCCCGCAGCCACCCTGATCGTGGACGTGATGGCAGACTGTTCCAACGGCGGGGCTCCCGGTCCAGAGGCTGTCTTGGAGTGACAAACCTCTATACCGAGACCCCGCCGTCCACGTCTACACCCCGCTTGACATCCACCACACCGCCCTAACTGAGCGGCATTGCGCCGTCCACGTCTACACCCCGCTTGACATCCACCACACCGCCCTAACTGAGCGGCATTGCCCCTAACCCCCCCACCCCCCACCTCCCCACCCTCCTCTCCGCGTTGATCAAGAAGTTTTGGTCACGGTGGGAGGTCCCGGGTGACCCAAATCCCTTGATCAACTCCGCAGGCGGCGGAGGTTGTCCACAGGGGGCGGCGGGTTATCCACAGGGGTGGAAAAGTGGGGCTGCGGGCGGTGGGGTGGGGGGATGGGGGAGACGGGACTCGGGGCGCGAAGCGGTGTGGTGACGGTGGAACAGGCGCTGTCGGCGGGGTTCACTCGGGGGCAGATCCGCCACCTGGTCCGGTCGGGGCGTTGGGTCAGGCTGGCCCGGGGGCGCTTCACGCCGTCCACCGAACCTGACCCGTTGGCGCTACGACGGGCCCGGATCCGGGCGGCGGTGGACAGTCTGGGGCCGGAGGCGGTGGCCGTGCTGGGGACCGCCGCCGAGATGCACGGGATCGCCGGGCTGCGTGCCGCGTCCGAGATCCACGTCTCGGTGCCGGTGCAGTGCCCGCGCCCGCAGCGGCGTACGGATCCGGAAATCGTCGTACACCAGTTGACCCTGGGTTCAGAGGATGTCGAGGTGCTGGCCGGTGTGCCGGTCACCACGGCTGTGCGTACCGTCGCCGACGTCATCCTGCGCGCAGACCGGTACCCGGCGGTCTGCGTCCTGGACTCGGCCCTCAACAAGCGGCTGCTCACCGAGGCGGACCTGGCGTCGATCCCCGCTCTGATCGCCGGACGGCGCGGTGCGGTCGCCGCCCGGCGGCACCTCACCGAGACGGACGGCCGGGCCCAGTCACCGTTGGAGACGCGTGCCCGGCTGCGGTGCGTCGACGGCGGTGTCCCGCCGGACGTGCTCCAGGTCGAGGTTCGAGACGAGGACGGCTGGCTCCTGGGCGTCGGTGACCTGGGCTGGCGCCGGGCCCGCCTGATCGCCGAGGCGGACGGCAGAGGGCCGCACGACGGACCGCAGGCGATCTACGCGGACCGGATGCGACAGAACCGTCTGGTCAACGCCGGCTGGCGCATCCTCCGTTTCACCTGGTCCGACACCCTCCACCCCGACTACATCCCGCAAACCGTCAAACAAGCCCTCCGCACCCCCCACTAACCCCGCCGCCCCAGCCTCACGCGGCCCGCCCTGCCCCGCCCGCACTGCCCGGCCCGCCTACCTCGTTGATCAAGAAGTTTGGGCGTCTACACGCCGGAATTGAGACGCGAACTTCTTGATCAACAGGGTCGAGGAGGGTGGTGGGTAGGATGCCGGCTGTGCGTGTTCTGTTGCTGGGTAGTGGTGGACGGGAGCACGCGCTTGCGCTGCGGCTCGCCGAGGATCCGACCGTTGAGCAGGTGATCGCGGCACCGGGCAATCCCGGCATCGCGGGCGTTGCCGAGCTGCGGGAGGTCGTGGCGACCGATCCCGAAGCCGTGGCGGCACTCGCGGTCGAGGTGGCCGCCGACCTGGTCGTGATCGGGCCGGAGGCGCCGCTGGTCGCCGGAGTCGCCGACGCGCTGCGGGCCAAGGGCATCGCGGTGTTCGGCCCGTCGGCCGAGGCGGCGCAGCTGGAAGGCTCCAAGACGTTCGCCAAGGACGTGATGACGGCCGCCGGTGTGCCCACGGCCCGCGCCCACACCTGCACCGACGAGGCGGGTACGGCCGCTGCCCTGGACGAGTTCGGGCCGCCGTACGTGGTGAAGAACGACGGGCTCGCCGCCGGCAAGGGCGTGGTGGTGACCGAGGACCGCGACGCCGCGCTGCGGCACGCCGCCGAGTGCGGTCGGGTGGTCGTCGAGGAGTACCTGGCCGGCCCGGAGGTCTCGCTGTTCGTGGTGACCGACGGCGAGGCCGCCGTGCCGCTGCTGCCGGCGCAGGACTTCAAGCGGGTCGGTGACGGTGACAGCGGCCCGAACACCGGCGGCATGGGTGCGTACGCGCCGCTGCCCTGGGCGCCGTCCGACCTGGTCGATGACGTGATGCGGGACGTCGTGCACCCCACGCTGGTCGAGATGCGTCGTCGGGGCACGCCCTTCGCCGGCCTGCTCTACGTCGGGCTGGCGATCACCGCCGACGGTCCCCGGGTGATCGAGTTCAACGCCCGCTTCGGCGACCCGGAGACCCAGGTGGTGCTCGCCCTGCTGGAGACGCCGCTGGCCGGTCTGCTGCACGCCGCCGCCACCGGCACGCTGGCCGAGCACCCGCCGCTGCGCTGGCACGACGGCGCGGCGGTGACCGTGGTGGTCGCCGCCGAGGGCTATCCGGCCCCGCCGCGTACCGGTGACGTGATCACCGGCGCGGACCGCCCGGGCGTCATCCACGCCGGCACCGCCCGCCGGGCCGCCGACGGTGCCCTGCTCTCCGCCGGCGGCCGGGTCCTCTGCGGTACGGCCACCGGCCCCGACCTGGCCGCCGCGCGCGACGCCGCCTACGAACTGGTACGCGGCATCACGCTGGCCGGGTCGCACCACCGTGGCGACATCGCTTCGTCCGCGATCGACGGCAGGATCACGCTCCCCGCCTGAGCCCTCCGAAGCGGCCCCGGCCAGTCCGGCGGCCTGTCCCTGCCCCGGCGACGTCACCCAATCCGGTGTCGCCTGCGCCCTGACGGTGTCGCCCAGTCCGATGGCTCGCCCGACCCTGGCGGTGTCGACCGGCCCGGTGTCGACCGGCGGGTCGGCTGTCCGGCTGCCCTGATGGTGCTGATCCGGTTCGGCCGGCGAGCCGCCGCGCCGGACGTCGCTGACCGAACGGTCGGCGGTTGTGGTCGACGGGCCGCAACGCAATCACCTCCCCGCAGCGTATTAGTGGCTAGCGCGGTGTCCAGGAACGTTGGCGGTGTCGCGGCGCGGCCCGGTGAACGTTTCTGGACACCGCACTAGGGAGGGAGGCGGGATGGCAGCCGACGAGTTCGAGACGTTCGTCCACCGGTCCGCGCCGGTGCTGCGCCGGTACGCGCGTGCGGTCGCCGCAGACCCGGACCGGGCGGAGGATCTTCTCCAGGAGACCTACGTCCGGGTGGCCGGGGTGTGGCATCGGGTGCTCGCCGACGGCAACCCGGTCGAGTACGCGAAAGTCGAGATGATCCGGCTGCACACCGGTCGGCTCCGGACGCTGGTCCGCCTGCTCCGGCCCACTCCGTCGGCGTCTCCGCCGGTCGCCGACGGCAGGTCCGGCCGCCAGAGCGAACCCGGCCGTGTCGCCGAGAGCGGATCCGATCGCGTGGCCGACAGTGGGCCCGATCGCGTGGCCGACAGTGGGCCCGATCGCGTGGCCGACCTCGGGTCCGAACGCGTCGAGGACGGTGGCCTGCTGCGTCGACTGCTGGCCGGGCTGCCACCCGTGCAACGGGCGGTGCTCGTCCTGGCGTACCTCGACGATCTCGACGACGCAGCGATCGCCGAGGCTGTCGGGCGACGTCCGGCGGCCGTCCGGTCCCTGCGGCGCCGGGCGCTCGACGCGATCCGCCCGGGACTGCCGGCCGTCCGTGCCGGAGCCCTCCCGGAGGTCGTGCGATGACCGGCGCCGTTCCCCGAGGCCGCGCGATGACCGGAGCCGTTCCCCGAGGCCGGAGCCCATCGGGATGTGACGGCATGACCGGAGTCGATCGGGAGGTGGCGCGATGACCGACGTCCGGGATGCTCTTCGGGAGGTCTGGGACGGCGGGCCCGGCGGGGGTATGCCGGGTCCGGATCCGCTCCCGGCGGTGCGGGCCCGCCTGCGTCGTCGTCGCCGGGTCCAGGCCGTCGCCGTGGCGTTGGCGCTCTGCACGGTGGTCGGCCTGGGGGTCTTCACCGTGGTGACGGCCGGTCGACCGGCACCAGCGTCGCCGGCCGCGGCGCCCGCCAGTCCCACCGTGCCCGAACTACGTGGCCTGCCGGCCTATCTGCGGCCGGCCGACCCCGCCGAGGCGGTGCTGCGGATGGCGCGTCCGCAGGCGGTGCCGACCGGCGACCGGGTGGCGTACGAGGGGGACGGCCCGGTGATCCGGGTGGTCGCGGTCTTCGACTTCGAGGCGGCGCTGGGGCTCCCCGGGGTATCCCGCGAGGTCACCGTGGCGACTGCGGCGCAGGTGCTGGCCACGGACGACGTGGCGACCTCGACGGCGTACCTGTCGGCGTGGCTTCCCGACGGGCGTACCCTGTTCGTTTCCGTGACCGGGGACACGCCGCAGGTCCGTGCGGCGACGGTGGACGCTCTCGTGACGGCCAACCTGGGCTGATCTTGGCCGGTCAGACCGGGTGGACCGGCCGATCGGCCCTGACCATGCGGTTGACATCCCGTGTCACGATCATCGTGCCGGTGGCCTGCTCGGGCCGCCGGGTGCGGGGGAGGAGGACAAGGTGACCGGCTTTCTCGGCACGGCACTCAGTTTCCCCACCGTGCTGTTCAGCTTCCTGCTCGTGGTCGTCGTCGGCTACTGGCTGCTGGTGCTGACCGGGGTGCTGGATCTGGGCGACGACCTGGACGTCGACGGCGGACCGGGTACGTTCCTCGCCGGTCTCGGGCTCGGCGGCGTACCCAGTGCGATCATCTTCTCCCTGCTCGTCGCGGTGGCCTGGTTCGTCAGCCTGGCCGGTACCGCGCTGCTCGACGGCATCGGGCTCGGCGCCGGCACCCGGATCGCGGTCTCGATCGGCGTGCTGCTGGCCGCCGCGTTCTGCGCGTACGCGGTGACCCGGCTGGTCGCGGTGCCGTTGGGACGCCTCTTCCCGACCGATTCGGACGCCAGCCGTAACACCTTCGTCGGCCGCCTCTGTGTGGTGCGGACCGGTACGGTCACCGCCGACTTCGGTCAGGCCGAGGTGACGGCGGCGGACGGCTCGTCGGCCGTGGTGCAGGTCCGGCAGCCGGGCGACGAGAAGATGACGGCCGGCACTTCCGCGTTGATCTACGACTACGACACCGAGGGTGAGTTCTTCTGGGTGATGCCCGCCGGGCCCACCTTCGACCCCCTGAGACATGCCCCCGAGTAATCGCCCCTGGTGAGTCCGCTTCCGCGCGGATCACCCCGACCTCGCCCGAGGCGGTCGGTGCGAACCCCCTTCGTCCGGCCCGCCCGCCACGCTGCCCCTGACGTATCCCCTCGAAAGGAGGATGCGCGGCGCCCCGCCCCGGCCCCGTCGCCGGCTGCCGCCGTCCGCGCGCCCAACCATGGAAGTGATCACCACCGGAATCGGTGTACTCCTCGCCGTCGTCCTGCTCGTCGCGCTCGGCGTGGTGTTCATGGTCAGTCGGCTGTTCCGCAAGGTCGAGCAGGGCAAGGCGCTGATCATCTCCAAGATCCGGCGGGTCGACGTGACCTTCACCGGCGCGGTGGTGATGCCGGTGCTGCACAAGGCCGAGATCATGGACATCTCGGTCAAGACGATCGACATCGAACGGACCGGCAACGAGGGTCTGATCTGCCGCGACAACATCCGGGCCGACATCCGGATCACCTTCTTCGTCCGGGTGAACAAGACGAACGAGGACGTCATCAAGGTGGCGCAGGCGATCGGCACCGCGCGGGCCAGCGACCGGGAGACGCTCCAGGAGCTGTTCAACGCGAAGTTCTCCGAGGCGCTGAAGACCGTCGGCAAGCAGCTCG
Above is a window of Verrucosispora sp. NA02020 DNA encoding:
- a CDS encoding IS4 family transposase; translated protein: MEQSAITSTIRVAAGRFAPGHLGELTQQVPFEMVDAVLAEAGGVQSRVRDLPSRVVVYLLLAAGLFAEVGYRQVWARLVAGLDGLTVALPTSSALSQARRRVGDKPLVALFRLLSGPPAGAARWRGLLVCAIDGTSMFVPDTAANLTVYPRQAGSHGGSGYPMLRLVAVVACGTRAVIDAVFTPISTGELTCAGRLLGCLRPGMLLLADRGFAARQMIEQFASTGADLLIRDKDDRRLPVIRRHRDGSWLSVIGTMTVRVVDAEIVVSMNGKRHVGRYRLITTLTDQRRFPAMDLVTLYHHRWEIETTYLELKSTLRGGRVLRARTPNGISQEVHALLTTYQAVRLAMADATASRPTTNPDRASFTIAVHAARDQITQAAGVIAGTVIDLVGTIGRAILADLLPPRRTRISPRVVKRAISKHRAKGTIDRTNYHATININILETAALTTRPPP
- a CDS encoding type IV toxin-antitoxin system AbiEi family antitoxin domain-containing protein produces the protein MGETGLGARSGVVTVEQALSAGFTRGQIRHLVRSGRWVRLARGRFTPSTEPDPLALRRARIRAAVDSLGPEAVAVLGTAAEMHGIAGLRAASEIHVSVPVQCPRPQRRTDPEIVVHQLTLGSEDVEVLAGVPVTTAVRTVADVILRADRYPAVCVLDSALNKRLLTEADLASIPALIAGRRGAVAARRHLTETDGRAQSPLETRARLRCVDGGVPPDVLQVEVRDEDGWLLGVGDLGWRRARLIAEADGRGPHDGPQAIYADRMRQNRLVNAGWRILRFTWSDTLHPDYIPQTVKQALRTPH
- the purD gene encoding phosphoribosylamine--glycine ligase; this translates as MRVLLLGSGGREHALALRLAEDPTVEQVIAAPGNPGIAGVAELREVVATDPEAVAALAVEVAADLVVIGPEAPLVAGVADALRAKGIAVFGPSAEAAQLEGSKTFAKDVMTAAGVPTARAHTCTDEAGTAAALDEFGPPYVVKNDGLAAGKGVVVTEDRDAALRHAAECGRVVVEEYLAGPEVSLFVVTDGEAAVPLLPAQDFKRVGDGDSGPNTGGMGAYAPLPWAPSDLVDDVMRDVVHPTLVEMRRRGTPFAGLLYVGLAITADGPRVIEFNARFGDPETQVVLALLETPLAGLLHAAATGTLAEHPPLRWHDGAAVTVVVAAEGYPAPPRTGDVITGADRPGVIHAGTARRAADGALLSAGGRVLCGTATGPDLAAARDAAYELVRGITLAGSHHRGDIASSAIDGRITLPA
- a CDS encoding sigma factor-like helix-turn-helix DNA-binding protein; protein product: MAADEFETFVHRSAPVLRRYARAVAADPDRAEDLLQETYVRVAGVWHRVLADGNPVEYAKVEMIRLHTGRLRTLVRLLRPTPSASPPVADGRSGRQSEPGRVAESGSDRVADSGPDRVADSGPDRVADLGSERVEDGGLLRRLLAGLPPVQRAVLVLAYLDDLDDAAIAEAVGRRPAAVRSLRRRALDAIRPGLPAVRAGALPEVVR
- a CDS encoding OB-fold-containig protein is translated as MTGFLGTALSFPTVLFSFLLVVVVGYWLLVLTGVLDLGDDLDVDGGPGTFLAGLGLGGVPSAIIFSLLVAVAWFVSLAGTALLDGIGLGAGTRIAVSIGVLLAAAFCAYAVTRLVAVPLGRLFPTDSDASRNTFVGRLCVVRTGTVTADFGQAEVTAADGSSAVVQVRQPGDEKMTAGTSALIYDYDTEGEFFWVMPAGPTFDPLRHAPE